The Vicinamibacterales bacterium DNA segment CGACCGACCGCTGGTGCCGGTGTTCGTACTCGATCGGATCCTCGATCGTCACGATGTGCCTGGCGTCGCGCCGGTTGATGGCGTCCACGAGCGCGGCCAGGGTCGTCGTCTTGCCCACGCCGGTGGCGCCGCCCACGAGCACCAGCCCGCGCGGGATCTTCGACAGCGTCTCGACGCCCGCGGGCAGGTTCAGCTCGTCCAGGCGCGGGGGCGTGTCGGGCAGCACGCGGATGGCGGCCGCGGCGCGGCCGCGCTCGCGGTGCAGATTCACGCGGTAGCGGCCGGACTCCACGCGCAGCCGGGCGTCCACCGCCTGGCCGGACCGGAACGCCCGGGCGGCGTGCTCCGGCAGCGCCGGCATGACCGCCTGCTCGATGTCCTCGCCGTCGAGCACGGCCGCGCCGTCGATCGCCGCGATGTGGCCGTCGACCCGGAGCGACGGCGGGACGCCGGCCACGAGCAGCAGGTCGCTGGCGCCGGCGCCCCGGGCCCGCGCGAGCCAGGCATCGAGACGCGGCGCGCCCGCCTCGGCGCCGCCGGCGCCGTGCAGGGCGTTCACCGCGTCCACCACCCGGTCGAACTCGGACATCAGCGTCGCGGCAGGAGGGCCTTCGGCACCTTCGCCACCACCGTGAAGTTGGGATCGACGACGTTCGCGATGTCGTACTCGAGCGCCTGGCCCATGAAGGCCGACGCACCACGCTCCGAGAACCCGTAGTCGGCCTGCAGCCATCGCAGCATCTCGGTGGTGGCGTGCTGCAGCGCCTGCACCAGCGGCCGCGCGCTGCCCAGCGTCATGACGTAGGCGTCGGTCTCGATCCGAGGCCAGGCGGCCGGCGTCTTCTTCACGAGGTCCACCGAGAACTCGACGTCCATCGACGTCTCGAGGCCGGTCCCCACCACTTCGCCCTCGCCCTGCCGCGCGTGGCCGTCGCCCACGAAAAGCAGCGCGCCCGGCTCGTTCACGGGCAGGAGTACCGTCACGCCCGCGTTCAGGGCGGCGTAGTCCATGTTGCCGCCGAAGGCTCCGGGCGTCGCCGTGTTGATGGCTTCCTTCCGCGCGGGCGCCACGGCCACGCAGCCCAGCATCGGCCTGAGCGGCACGGTCAGCTCCGGCGGCCGCATGTCCGGCTCCCGGAGCCGGGCCACGCCGGCCGCGGCGTCGATCTGCCAGGTGACGCGGCGGGGCTCGCGGTCCGTGCGGTTGGCGATGGCGGCCGGATCCACCGTGTACGGCGCCAGCAGGCTCTGGGAATAGGCCGTCGCGCGATTCGGCGTGATCGACACGATGCGCACGACGAGCAGGTCGCCCGGCTCGGCGCCCTCCACGAAGAACGGGCCGGTCTGCGGGTTCGGGCCCTGCGCCACCTGCCGCCCGTTCCAATCCACGCCGCCGGCGTCCACCGTCTTGGTGATCACGGTGTCGCCCGGCTTGATGCGCAGCGCCGGCGGGTGCGCGAACGAATACGTGTTGTAGAAGCGGTCCGGCACGAACCGGTGCGTGTCGGCATGGGCCGCGCCCCCGAACGACAGGGCGAGGCACGCGGCAATCACGGAGGTCGGTCGCATCATGGCGTCGGGCGGTCGAAGAGACCGTTCAGGGTGGACGACGGGACGTTGGCCGCGGCGAGCGCGCCGAAGGTGCCCTGGTCGCGCATCTCCAGGGCCGCGCCCATCAGGGCCGACCACGCGGTGCGCGCCAGGGCGCCGCCCACGCTGATGCGGCGCACGCCCAGCGCCGCGGCCTCGGCCACGGTGATGAAGTCGGCGGCGATCAGGAGGTTCACGGGTGTCGGGGCGGCGGCATCCACCACCGCCTTGATGGCGTCCCTGTCGCGGATGCCGGGCGCGTACAGGCAATCGGCGCCCGCCGCGGCGAACGCGCGCAGGCGGCGGATGGTCTCGTCGAGATCCGGTCGCCCCACGATGAATCCCTCGGTGCGTGCCGTGAGGAGGACGCCCGTGCCGCTCTCGTCGATGGCCTGGCGCGCGGCGGCGATCCGCTCCACCGCGAGCCCGGAGTCGTAGAGCGGATGGTCCGGACTGCCCGTCGAGTCCTCGATCGACAGGCCCGCCACGCCCGTGGCCGTGGCCGCCCGCACGTTGGCCGCCACCGCCTCTGGCGCCACCGCGAAGCCCCCTTCGAAGTCGGCGTTCACGGGTACCGCCACCGCGGCGGCGACGAGCCGCAGGTGGGTCAGCGCGTCCTCCAGCCGGATCCGCGTGTCGGGCCGGCCGATGGTCCACGCGAACCCGGCGCTGGTCGTGGCGATGGCCGGGAACCCGAGGTGAGCGAGCAGGCGCGCGCCGCCGACGTCCCAGGGGTTCGGCATCAGGAAGCAGCCGGACGCGTGCAGGGCCCGGAACGCGGACACGCGCGAATCGAGGCGGGCGGCGTCGGCCATCGGAGGTCCTCGCAGGGCGCCGCGACGGAGCGCGGGGCCGGAACGGCGCCGGGCGTCAGTGGTGGCCGTCGGCCTCGATCGTGAGCCGGGGCTGCATCTCGGCGAACAGGCGGTCGCGTTCGGCGTCGAACGCGGCCTTGAGCACGGCCGGCACGGGCTCGCCCGGCGGCAGGTTCTGGTGCTCGGTGATCGGGTTCACGTACCGGCCGTTGTGCCGGAGGCCGTAGTGCAGGTGGGGGGCCGTCGCCAGCCCGGTCATGCCCACCGCGCCGACCATCTCGCCCTGATCCACGCGGGCGCCCACGCGGATGCCCGACTGGATGGCGGAGAGGTGCATGTACTCGCTCTCGTAGCCGTTGATGTGCCGGACGCGGACGGTGCGTCCGCCGCCGCTCGTCCAGCCCGCGAAGCTCACCACGCCGCTCGACACGCTGACCACGGGCGCGCCGGCCGGGGCGCCGTAGTCCACGCCGTTGTGCGCGCGGGCGTACTTGAGCACCGGGTGCATCCGCGAGCGCGAGAAACGCGACGTGATACGCGGCTCGAACTTGAGCGGCGTCTTCAGGAAGAACCGCTTCAGCGATCGACCCGCCTCGTCGAAGTAGCCGGTCTTCCCGTCCTCGAGGGCGAAGCGCATCGCCGTCAGCGTGTGGCCGTCGTTGACGAACTGGGCGGCCTGGAGCGGTCCGTAGCCGACGAACACACCGTCGTCACGCACGGACTTCTCCACCACCACCCGGTAGGTGTCGCCGGGCTGGAGCCCGCTGTTGAAGTCGATCTCACCGCCGAACACGTCGGCCATCGCCAGCGCCAGGTCGAGGCGTTCCCCGGCGCGCTCGATCGACTCGCTGAGGGACGGGGCGTCGCGATCGACGGTCCCGGACACGACCACGCGCGTGGTCCGGAGCGGGAACTCCACGACCTCGGCGGCGAAGAGCGCGATGTCGCCGTCGCGGCGCTCCGCGCGCAGCGCGCGGGTGGGATCGATCTCGTACTCGAACGAGCGGATGCGCCCGTCGAACAGCCGGTCGATCGTGTAGGTGTTGCCGGCCCGCAGCTTGCGGACGTCGAAGTTGGAGGTCACGGCCTGCACCAGCGCCGAGAGCTCCGAGTCCGGCAGCAGGTGCTTGCCGAGCATGCCGGCCACCGTCGCGCCGTTGGGCACCACGGCGGAGATGAGGTCCGAATCGGGCGGGAGCAGGATGTCGGCGAGCCGCCGCGGGGCATCGGCCAGCACGTTGCCGGTGTCGTGCGGCAGGCGATCGCGCACCACCGCCAGGCTGACGCTGAGCGTCAGACTGAGCACCCCGATGAGAACTTGTGTCCTGGCGCGCATGGCGTGGCCCGAAAGTCCAGGATTGTAACAAACGGATGCGGCCGGCCCTAGCCGCGTCCGCTCATTTCGTGGGGACGAGGAGCTGCGACGTCGTGCCGGGCTCGATACGCACGATCTGGCTCGACTTCCAGCCCGGCCGCTCCAGCACGACCTGGTAATCGCCGGGCTTGACGTCGCGCAGCGTGAGCGGCGTGGAACCCCGATCCTCGCCGTCGATGACGACCTTCGCGGGCGACGGCTCGCTCCGTACCTCGAGCACGCCGGTCGTGGCGCCCTGCAGTTCGACGTACTGCGCCGTCTGTACGCCCGGGCGAATCGTCAGCGGAATCACCCGGGGCTCGTCGGAGCCCGCCCGCACCTGGAGCACGTGGGTGCCGGGCTTCATGCGGATCGTCACGGGAGTCGCCCCGTGATCGCGGTCGTCGACGACGACGGCCGCGCCGGGCGGCGTGGAGGTGACCACGAGCTCCCCGTCGGTCCCCAGCGCCTCGCTGGGCCGGCTCGCCAGCCACCCGATCACGGCGAGCTCGACGAGGGCCACCCCCGCCAGGCCGGCCACGGCGCGGGCAGACCGCCACCACGGCACGTCATCGGAGACGGGCAGGGGCGGCTCGTAAGGCTCGGGCTCGGGATCGGGCTCCGTCACGCGCGACGGCGGTGAGGGCGCGGGCGGCGCCTCGGCGACGACCGCGGCAGGGAGATGCGCCTCTTCCACGACCGGCGCCGGCACGACCGGCGCGGGTGGCGGCGGCGGAGGTGCGACCGTCACGGGCGGCTCGTCGACGGCGGCGGCCTCCTCGAACGCGACGGGCGCATCGAGCGCGACCGGGTCCGATTGCAGCTCGGACGCCTCCACCTCGGGCGCCGGAGGCGGAGCCGCGGCCTGCGCGGCGGCCTTCTTCCGGACGCCGGACTTCTTCGATCGGGTCGGCGGCGGCTCTTGCGGCGTATCGAAGGCCACGGCGAGCGGCACGAGGTCCGGCGGCGGCGGCGCCATCAGCGGCTCGAGATCCTCGAGCGGCGCCGGGGCCGGCTCGGGCTCCGGCACGTGGAACGGCGGCATGAAGCGGCCGAAGCGCGCCACCGCCTGATCGAGCTCGGAGGGCTGCGCCAGGAGCGCGGCGTCGCTGGCCAGGAGGCGCTCGAGCGCCATTTGCGCCTCGAACAGCGTGCCGAAGTTCTTGGAGCCGAGCTGCAGCGCCCCGCGCAGCCAGTCGCGCAGCATTGGCGACAGCGGGGCGTCCACGATCGACGGCGTCTTCTGGCGCGCGCTCTCCACGAGCACGCCAAGACGGTCCGGGAACTCGTCGTCCCGCAGCCGGCGCCCCGCGACGAGGGACAGCACCGTGATGCCCACCTGCACGACGTCGCCCCGCTGGGAGACGGCCTTGCCGGCGTCGGCGGGCACGGCCACCCGCAGTGTGCGCCAGAGCTCCTCGGGCGACCACTGCACGGCGACCAGCGCCGACCCGAACACGTAGTCGGTCAGCACCAGGCGGCCCTGCGGCGTCAGCAGCAGGTGCTCGGGACCGAGCGCGCCGCTGGCCACGTCGCGCGCCTGGGTCGAGAGCAGCGCCGCCGTCGGCAGCAGCTGGCGCAGCAGCAGCATGACGACGCCGATGTCCAGCGTGAGGTTCTCGGACTCGGCCACGTCGAGGACGTCGGCCAGGCGCCATGCCGGCACGTAGTCCGAGACGACCGACGCGCTCGGGCCATCCACCTCCACGCGGTGGACGCGGGCGTACGACGTCAGGCGTTTGCCCTGAAGTTGGGCGGCGCGGTCCTGGAGCGCGGTGCGGAACCCGTCGTGGCCGGCGAGGGCCGGGTCGAGGAGCAGGTGTTCGGCGAACGTCGGCTCGGCGCCGCTCGAGCGGACGACGCGCCGGCCGAAGCCGTCGGCGAAGACTGGGGACGACGCGCTCATCCGATGGGGTTATCGGCTCCGACATCAAAGTCCGCACCACCCCGGCGCGCGCCGCCGGGAGACGCAGCCCCGGGCAAGGCCGGGCCGCCGGGCCCTCGCGAGGGCCCGCCCCGGGCGGCCCCGGACGCAGGGCCACCGACGAAACTGGCAGCGACCCGACGGTTTCGTCATGGGCGCGCGATCAGAATTCGCCGCCGCCGGGCGACGGCGCTGCTACACTGCCAGGAACTGCACGGTTCTGCCGGAATCCTCGTGCCGCGGCATGGGTGATGCCGTGCCCTTGCGACCCATGGATTCGATGGTCCTCACGGCGCTGATGGCACTGGTGGCGGGTCTGGCGCTGGGCGCCCTGGCCGCCTGGGCCCTGGCCCGGGTCCAGTTCCGTCGCGAGCTGACCGAGTCGCTCTCCACCCACCAGGCCACGGTGAGCGCGGCGCAGGCGCTCTTCCACCAGACGACCCGCCGGCTCGGCGAGGTGCAGACCGAGCTGTCGCGGGCGCGCGACGAGGTCGACAGGGCCCGCGCAGAGAGCGCGTCGCTGCGCGAGGAGCTGGCCCGCACCGGCGCGGAGCTCGCGCACGAGCGCGAGGTGGTCCCGAAGCAGCTGCACGTGCTCACGCAGGCGCAGGACCAGCTGCGCGACAGCTTCCAGGCGCTGGCCGGGGCGGCGCTCAAGACGAGCAGCGACGAGTTCCTCAAGCTCGCGCAGGAGCGCCTGACGAGCGTCGGGCACCGCGCCATCTCCGAGATCGACCGCAAGCAGGAGGCCTTCGACGCGCTGGTCGCGCCCATTCGCGACGTGCTGCAGCAGGTGGACCTCAAGCTGGGCGAGGTGGAGAAGAACCGCGCGGAGACGGGCGCCGAGATCTCGGCCCTGCTCGAAGCGATCGGGCGCAGCCAGACCCAGCTCAGGGCCGAGACGACGAATCTCGTCCGCGCGCTCCGCACGCCCACCGTGCGCGGCCGTTGGGGCGAGATGCAGCTGCGCCGCGTCGTCGAGATGGCCGGCATGCTCGAGTACTGCGACTTCGACGAGCAGACCACGACCGCCACCGACGGCGGACGGATTCGTCCGGACCTGCTCGTGCGCCTGCCCGGCGGCCGCACCGTGGTGGTCGACGCGAAGGCGCCGCTCGAGGCCTATCTCGACGCGCAGGACGCGCACGACGACCAGACGCGCGAGAAGAAGCTCGCCGATCACGCGCGCCAGGTCCGCGATCACATGGCCAAGCTGGGCGCGAAGGCCTACTGGGAGCAGTTCCACCCATCGCCGGAGTTCGTCGTGATGTTCCTGCCCGGCGAGGCGATCTTCCAGGCCGCGCTGCAGCAGGACGCGCGCCTCATCGAGTTCGGGGTGGGCGCGCAGGTGTTTCCGGCGAGCCCGCTCACGCTCATCGCCCTCCTCCGGGCCGTGGCTCACGGCTGGCGCCAGGAGCGGTTGACCCGCAACGCCGAACAGGTGAGCCGACTCGGCCGTGAGCTCTACGACCGCGTGCGCATCCTGACGGATCGCATGGAGACGCTGCGGGGACGCCTGGACGGCACGGTGCGCGCCTTCAACGAGACGGTGGCCACCTACGAAGGCCGGGTGCTCGTCACGGCACGCCGCTTCCGCGATTTGGGCGCCGCCACCGGCGACGAAATTGGCATCGTGGGCGCCGTGGACTCCACGCCGCGCTCGCCGCACGGCGTCGCGCGCCTGTTCCTGGCGCACGGCGGCGCCTCCGACCCCGACGCCGGGGACCCGGCGGAGCCGGAGGCCGGCCAGCCGTCGGATATGATGCCTCCAGCCGCCATCGGCCGCGACCGGTAGCCGCCATCCACGGAGCTCCCCCAATGTTCCGACCGTGCGTCGTCACGGCCGCGTTCGCTGCTGTCTTGAGCGTCTCGGCGTGTGGCTCGAATCCTCCTTCTCCGTCAACGACGGACGCGGCGGCTCCGGCCGCCACGCCCACGCCCGCCCCGGTCGAACCGGAAGCGCGAGGGATCATGGGCGATCCGCTCGTGCCCATGGCACTGCCCGCGGCCGAACGGCAGCGCCTCGAGGCGAATCTCGCCGCGGCCGAGGCCGAGCTCGCGAAGTCGCCGGACAGCGCCGACGCCCTCATCTGGGTCGGACGGCGCCAGGCGTATCTCTGGCAGTACCGCAAGGCGGTCGCGACGTTCACGAAGGGCATCGACCGCTTCCCGAGCGACCCGCGCTTCTACCGCCATCGCGGCCACCGGTACATCACGCTGCGCAACTTCGACGCCGCCATCTCCGACTTCGAGAAGGCGGTGCTGCTCATCGCCGGCACCAAGGACGAGATCGAGCCGGACGGCGCGCCCAACGCTAAGGGCATCCCGCGCAGCACGCTGCACTTCAACATCTGGTACCACCTGGGCCTGGCCTACTACCTGCGCGGCGATTTCGCCAACGCGCGGCGGGCGTTCGACCAGTGCATGGACGTGTCCAAGAACGACGACTCCATCGTCGCCACGAGCGACTGGCTCTGGATGACGAACATGCGCATGGGCGACAAGGCCGCCGCCGCGAAGGTGCTCGAGCGGATCACGCCCACCATGGACATCCTCGAGAACCAGTCGTACCACCGGCGGCTGCTCATGTACAAGGGCCTCGAAAAGCCCGAGGCGCTGCTGGACACGGCCAACGCGGACGACCTCACCATCGCCACGCAGGGCTACGGCGTGGCCAACTACTACCGCGTGACCGGCAACCTCGCCAAGGCCACCGAGATCTACGACAAGTGCTGGAGGGTCGGCAGTGGGCGGCGTTCGGCTTCATCGCCGCGGAAGTGGACCGCTCCAAGCTGCCGTAGGGGTGGGGTCCTAGTCTTCGTCCAGGGCACGGGCCGGGAGGTCGTCGACGCCAAGCGCCCGCGCCACATCCGCGGCCACCGAGCTCTTCCGCCAGAGGTCGCTCGGTACGGCTTCCGCCTCGGGCGCCGTGTCCTCCGCCAGCGGCCGGCGTTGGTTGGTCGGCACACCCGGATGATAGGAGCGTCGGGCGACCTCAGCGCTCCAGCGTACTGGCGATGCTGGCCAGGAACTCGTCGGCGATCCGGCGATAGCCGGCCTCGGTCGGGTGCAGGCCATCCACGCCGATGTAGCGGTTGAGGTCCTGCGACAGGGCCGCGTACAGATCGACGCCCACGGCGCCCTCGCCCCGCACGATGATCGACAGCTCGTCGTTGTAGGCGCGAATCGCGGCGTCGGGCACCGAGCGCTGCCGGCCCTGGATCGACGGCGGCAGGTAGGCGATGTACACCCGGGCGCCGCGTCGCCGGCCCTCGCGAGCCAGGTCGTTCATGCCCTTGATGGCCGCGGACACGCCGTTGGCGCCGTAGTTCAGCAGGTCCTCCGCGCCGTCGAGCAGCAGGAGCGCATCGACGCCGCGCGCGGCGTTGGCGAGCAGGTCGGCGAGCCGGGGGAACGCCGCGCTGGCGAGTTCCGGCGCGCCGGCGTTCATCACCGAGATCTGCCCGGCCTGCGAGGTGTAGCGCGACTTGAGGCGGTCCTGCAGCTGGGTGGGATACGACGCGGACGGGACCACGACGAGCGGCCCGGCGCTGACGCCGTTGACGGGCGCCGTCACCTCGCCCGCCGTGATGCTGTCGCCGAAGGCCAGGAACCGCGTGCCGGACAGGTTCGCCGTCGTGGGCGGCAGGCTCGAACCCGAACTGCCGCCGCCCGGGTCGCCGGTGCCCGTGGCCGACGTCGGGGACTCGTCGCACGCGGCCGACGCCAGACCGAGCGCGAACACGAGCGCGCCAAGCGTGGTCGCCCATCGGCGCCTCGCGATCCCAGTGCCGGTGCTCATGACGTCGCCTCCTGCCAGTCCCGTGGATGACCGGCGTGCCAGACCCTCGGCGCGCGACGGGTAGCAGCGCGACGCCGGGGCGGGGGAGGCCTCACGCGTCCCCGACTGTAGTGCAAAACGCGCCCGCGCCGGTAGACTGCCGCGCATGACCCGCCTGCTGCTGCCGCTGTTCACGCTCGTGGCCGTGATCCTCGCCGGGGCGCCGGCCGGCGCGCAGCCGGCGCCGCTGTCCGGGCTCGACGGCTACGTCGAGCGCGCCGTGCGCGAGTGGAGGATTCCGGGCCTGGCGATCGCGGTCGTGAAGGACGGCGAGATCGTGTTCGCCAAGGGCTACGGCGTGCGCCGCCTGGGATCGCCCGAGCCGGTGGACGATCGAACGCTCTTCGCGATCGGATCGACCACCAAGGCCATGACCGCCGCCGCCATCGGCATGCTGGTCGACGAAGGCAAGCTGCGCTGGGACGACCGGGTCGTGACGCACCTGCCGTGGTTCGCGCTGAAGGATCCCTACGCCACGCGCGAGCTGCGCATCCGCGACCTGCTCACCCACCGGGGCGGAGTGCCCAACACCGACGCGCTCTGGTACGAACAGCCGCGGAGCGCCCGCCAGGTCATCGAGGGGCTGCGCGAGGTGGACCTCGAGACGTCGATGCGGTCGCACTTCACCTACCAGAACGTGATGTACGCGACGGCCGGCGAAGTGGTGGCCGCCGTGAGCGGGACACCGTGGGCGGAGTTCGTGCGGACCCGCATCTTCGGGCCGCTCGGCATGACGGGCACCATCGCGACGGCCGCCACGCTCGATCGCCAGCCCAACGTGGCCCAGCCGCACTACGAGATCGACGGGAAGGTCGAGGTCATCAGGAACGCCAGCGTGGACAGCGTGGCCCCGGCCGGCGCGGTGTGGTCGAGCGTCCACGACATGGCGCAGTGGTCCAGGCTGCTCCTGGCGGGCGGCGTCGTGACGGGCGCCGGGACCGCGAACACGCGGCTGCTCAGCGACGCGGTCGTCACCGAGCTCTTCACGCCCCAGACGATGGTCGGCCCGGACGGCTTCTACCCGACCGCGCGCCTCACCGCGCCGCACTGGACCACCTACGGCCTTGGGTGGTTCCAGGAGGACTACGCCGGCGAGAAGGTGGACTTCCATACGGGGAGCATCGACGGCATGGTGGCCATTCATGGCCTCATCCGGGAGCGCAACCTGGGCGTCTTCGTGCTGGCCAATCTGGACCACGCCGAGCTCAGGCACGCGCTGATGTACCGGGTGTTCGACGCGTATCTCGGCCGCCCGGCCCGCGACTGGAGCGCCGACCTGCGCGCGCTCTATCAGGATCTGGCGAGGGAAGGCGACTCGCAGCAGAAGAAGGCGGAGGGCACGCGCGTTCCTGGCACGTCGCCATCACTGCCGCTGGACCGCTACGCCGGCACGTACGCGCACCCGGTGTACGGCCCGCTCACGGTGTCGCGCGACGGCGCGGGCCTGCGCCTGGCGTTCGGCAGCGGCTACGTCGGGCCGCTCACCCACGTCCACTACGACACGTTCACGGCCACGTGGGACGCCCGCTGGCGCGGCACGAGCCGCGTCACGTTCCAGATCGACGGCAAGGGCCGGGCCGCCGCGATCGCGACCCCGTTCGGCACCTTCACACGATCGCAGCCGTAGCGCGTCGTGCGGCGCAATGCGCCTGGCGTCGCGCGACCGCGCGCGGGTCTAGCCGTCAGCCCCCGAGCCGCTCGCCCCTCGTTCGTTCATGCCTGCGCTTCAGCCCCCGCCGGCGCCGGCCGCGCCGTGCCCGACGCGGGCCGCACGCTGATGCGGTAGCCGCTCCACGTCATCAGCATGCCGATGAGCTCGGTGACGTACAACACTTCCACGTGGCCCATGCGCGTCGCCGTCCCGCCGATCCCCGGAAGGAGCGCGCCGACGGCGATGAGCACGTTCGCCCACATCCGGTGCCGCGTGTTCGGGTCGCTGCTGTACTTCACGGCCGAGAGGATCGCGCCCCCGATCAGGAAGATGACGGCGTAGATGTTCACGATCGGGCTGAAGAGACGCACCCACTGCCACTCGAAGACGCGGCCGCTCAGGCGGTACGTCTCGACGGCGCTGTAATCGATGGGCGACAGACACACGGCCACCGACGCCGCGATCACGTAGACGATGAGCAGCGTCGTGAGCGCGTTCGCCGTCTTCCGGCCGAGCATCAGGTAGACGGTGCCCTGGGCCAGCGGCGCGCCGCCGAGGAGCGCGCCCGAGATGTACCAGGCCCTGAACACGATCGGGTTCCACCCCAGGAGCGTCGTGGTGGCCTCGGTGAAGGTGCCGATGCCGTAGGTGGCGATGCCGATCGCCCACCACAGCAGGTGCAGGCGGTCGGGGAACTGCCGGTAGCGCCGGAAGATCTCCAGCGAGAACGGCACCGCGAGCACCGTCGTGACGATCGGGATGAAGTGGACGGCTGAGGGACCCATGGCGTGCTCCTCTGGTGGGGCGGCTAGAAGGCGCCGATGTTGAGGCCGACCGTGAAACTCCGGCCGCGCGCGGGCGCGAACTGGAACTGCTCACGGTAGTACCGGTCGCCCAGGTTCTCCACGGCGAAGGTCAGGCCGACACGGTGGCGATCGCGGGACAGGTTCACGCCCCACGCCAGGCGATGCACGGCGAAGCCGTCGAGGGCCAGCAGATCCTGCGGGATGATGAACGGCGACTCCAGCAGCGTCACGGCCACCCGGTTCACCTTGCCCTGGGCTCGCACGCCGTACTCGACCCAGTAGCGGCCGCGGGGCTCGGTGTAACGCGCCGACGCCACGACCTTCGAGGGCGTGATGTTGTCGGCAGGCGTGTCGGCCAGATCCTGGCCGGCCGGCCCCTCGCCCTTGGTGATCGTGCCGCGGGTGAAGGCGGTGGAGAGCCCGAGCGACCACACCCCGTAGGTCGTCACGATGGGCGCGTCCAGGGAGGCTTCGATCCCGCGGATGCGGACGTCGCCGAAGTTCACGGCCTGGGCGAGCGGACCGGCCGAGGTGGTGGCCACGACCAGGTCCTGCGCGATGAAGTTCTTGTACTGGTTCACGAACCCATAGATGCCGCCCGTGACGCGGCCGGTCGCGAACTTCGCGCCGACGTCGAAGTTGTTCCCGGTCTCGGGCTTCACCTTGATGTTCGGCGCCAGGTTGCCCGCCGTGGCCGGGCCCGCGAACAGCAGCTCCTCGAGGTTCGGGTGCCGGTAGCTCCGGCCGAAGCGGACGAACGGGCTCACCGCGCCCCCGGGGTTCCCCACGAGGCCGATGTCGCCGGTGAGGGCGTTCCTGGTGATGGACTCCCCGGCCGGATCGGGCAGCGTCGCCGGATCGATGGGAGGCGTGGCGCCGGCCACCACCGGCGTCACGTCGTACCCGGGCGTGTTCTTCGTGGTGACGTCGTAGAAGTCGCCGCGCAGGCCGCCGATGATCGACAGGCGCGGGGCGACCCGCCACTCGTCCTGCGCGAAGACGGCGATGTCGCGCAGCGCCGCGTCGGGCACGCGGACCGGGCGCGCCACCGACGGCGGCCCCAGCTGCACGGGCGACGGGAAGACCACGGGCGCCGGGCCGCGCGCCCCGAGCACCACCTGTCCGAGCATCGAGGTGGTGGTCGTCGTCGTCCGGCGATCGCTGCTCCTGTCGCGGTAGAACGTCAGGCCCGTCGTCAGCACGTGGTTGGACGCCGGCGTCAGCACCGCCTGCAGGTCCACGCCCGGCGTCCAGACACGCTGTTCGGTCTCGGACAGGATCGAGAGCCGGAAGACCGTGATCGGGAAGAACGTGACGGCGGTCGGCGCCGGGAACTGCACGGGCAGGGTGTTCTCCAGCAGGCGCTCGACGCGCTGGTAGTAGGCCGTCAGCGACAGGTTCGCGAGCCAGGGCGTGATCGCCTGGGCCTCGTAGCGCGCCGAGATCTTGTCGAGGCTGCTGTTGGGCAGCGAGGTGGCGTTGAAGAAGTACGGCTGGGCGAAGTCGGGGAAGCCGATGTCCTCCACGCGGCGCCGCTGGTAGCGGACGCGCAGCCGCCGGTTGTCACCAAGGCGCACCAGCCCGGTGGCGTTCACGAAGTTGCCCTTGGCCTGGGAGTTGGGCACCGTGTTGTCGGTGCGCACGTAGGGTGTGTTGAACGGGTCGGGGAAGGCCCTGAAGTTGAACCCGAAGTTCGAGTCGATCGTGTCGGCCTGGACGATCTGCCGGGACGCGAAGAAGGGGTTCGTGTCCTCCACGTCGAGGTTG contains these protein-coding regions:
- a CDS encoding ATPase, T2SS/T4P/T4SS family: MSEFDRVVDAVNALHGAGGAEAGAPRLDAWLARARGAGASDLLLVAGVPPSLRVDGHIAAIDGAAVLDGEDIEQAVMPALPEHAARAFRSGQAVDARLRVESGRYRVNLHRERGRAAAAIRVLPDTPPRLDELNLPAGVETLSKIPRGLVLVGGATGVGKTTTLAALVDAINRRDARHIVTIEDPIEYEHRHQRSV
- a CDS encoding acetamidase/formamidase family protein is translated as MRPTSVIAACLALSFGGAAHADTHRFVPDRFYNTYSFAHPPALRIKPGDTVITKTVDAGGVDWNGRQVAQGPNPQTGPFFVEGAEPGDLLVVRIVSITPNRATAYSQSLLAPYTVDPAAIANRTDREPRRVTWQIDAAAGVARLREPDMRPPELTVPLRPMLGCVAVAPARKEAINTATPGAFGGNMDYAALNAGVTVLLPVNEPGALLFVGDGHARQGEGEVVGTGLETSMDVEFSVDLVKKTPAAWPRIETDAYVMTLGSARPLVQALQHATTEMLRWLQADYGFSERGASAFMGQALEYDIANVVDPNFTVVAKVPKALLPRR
- a CDS encoding isocitrate lyase/phosphoenolpyruvate mutase family protein, encoding MADAARLDSRVSAFRALHASGCFLMPNPWDVGGARLLAHLGFPAIATTSAGFAWTIGRPDTRIRLEDALTHLRLVAAAVAVPVNADFEGGFAVAPEAVAANVRAATATGVAGLSIEDSTGSPDHPLYDSGLAVERIAAARQAIDESGTGVLLTARTEGFIVGRPDLDETIRRLRAFAAAGADCLYAPGIRDRDAIKAVVDAAAPTPVNLLIAADFITVAEAAALGVRRISVGGALARTAWSALMGAALEMRDQGTFGALAAANVPSSTLNGLFDRPTP
- a CDS encoding M23 family metallopeptidase codes for the protein MRARTQVLIGVLSLTLSVSLAVVRDRLPHDTGNVLADAPRRLADILLPPDSDLISAVVPNGATVAGMLGKHLLPDSELSALVQAVTSNFDVRKLRAGNTYTIDRLFDGRIRSFEYEIDPTRALRAERRDGDIALFAAEVVEFPLRTTRVVVSGTVDRDAPSLSESIERAGERLDLALAMADVFGGEIDFNSGLQPGDTYRVVVEKSVRDDGVFVGYGPLQAAQFVNDGHTLTAMRFALEDGKTGYFDEAGRSLKRFFLKTPLKFEPRITSRFSRSRMHPVLKYARAHNGVDYGAPAGAPVVSVSSGVVSFAGWTSGGGRTVRVRHINGYESEYMHLSAIQSGIRVGARVDQGEMVGAVGMTGLATAPHLHYGLRHNGRYVNPITEHQNLPPGEPVPAVLKAAFDAERDRLFAEMQPRLTIEADGHH
- a CDS encoding PEGA domain-containing protein encodes the protein MSASSPVFADGFGRRVVRSSGAEPTFAEHLLLDPALAGHDGFRTALQDRAAQLQGKRLTSYARVHRVEVDGPSASVVSDYVPAWRLADVLDVAESENLTLDIGVVMLLLRQLLPTAALLSTQARDVASGALGPEHLLLTPQGRLVLTDYVFGSALVAVQWSPEELWRTLRVAVPADAGKAVSQRGDVVQVGITVLSLVAGRRLRDDEFPDRLGVLVESARQKTPSIVDAPLSPMLRDWLRGALQLGSKNFGTLFEAQMALERLLASDAALLAQPSELDQAVARFGRFMPPFHVPEPEPAPAPLEDLEPLMAPPPPDLVPLAVAFDTPQEPPPTRSKKSGVRKKAAAQAAAPPPAPEVEASELQSDPVALDAPVAFEEAAAVDEPPVTVAPPPPPPAPVVPAPVVEEAHLPAAVVAEAPPAPSPPSRVTEPDPEPEPYEPPLPVSDDVPWWRSARAVAGLAGVALVELAVIGWLASRPSEALGTDGELVVTSTPPGAAVVVDDRDHGATPVTIRMKPGTHVLQVRAGSDEPRVIPLTIRPGVQTAQYVELQGATTGVLEVRSEPSPAKVVIDGEDRGSTPLTLRDVKPGDYQVVLERPGWKSSQIVRIEPGTTSQLLVPTK